The following are encoded together in the Deinococcus roseus genome:
- the hflX gene encoding GTPase HflX: protein MSEDTTIEKVHGNLQGLKTNQVKLLSNLYRRKVPPGMVVTPELARAMSELSAEIRREVAVIIDRRGHVLTVSVGDASATDLPPVKHSENRLSGFHLVHTHPRGGALSKSDLSTLFLNRLDAICAIEVKDALPVKAHVAHLTPPNSALEEEDWRILVPQTLHELEEWDLQGQVRALEEEFARFKDLKKQKKDAERALLVQVDSGEFDAEDRLVELSELARTAGAVVVHKELVFRKHLNPSSVIGKGKLEELTSRAYHLDASMIIFGQELSPAQAREIENVTNLKILDRTQLILDIFALHASGTESKLQVELAQLRYMKPRLLGKGTQLSRIGGSGGSAGGAIGTRGPGETKLELDRRYINDRISELDNHIEGLSRRREEHRKARARNRIPVVGIVGYTNAGKSTLLNALINQREEKKVLAENKLFATLRPTSRQVFLQNYGQVILTDTVGFIRDLPKDLARAFKATLEEIGDANLLMHVLDASAPDFEIKYQSVENILKELELTDIPVLVVLNKADQATQERLEALKDRYAGLVVSAMTGEGIMDLKRELIGVLTRHGLETSQPEFMGTLNAYSS from the coding sequence TTGTCGGAGGACACGACCATAGAGAAAGTACACGGAAACCTGCAAGGCCTGAAAACCAACCAAGTCAAATTGCTCTCGAACCTTTACCGCCGCAAGGTGCCCCCAGGAATGGTGGTCACCCCGGAACTGGCCCGGGCCATGAGCGAACTCAGCGCAGAAATCCGCCGTGAGGTCGCCGTGATCATTGACCGCCGGGGCCATGTGCTGACCGTTTCTGTCGGAGACGCGTCTGCCACCGACCTGCCCCCGGTCAAGCACAGCGAGAACCGCTTGAGCGGCTTCCATCTGGTGCACACCCATCCCAGAGGGGGGGCTTTAAGCAAATCTGACCTCTCCACCCTGTTCCTGAACCGCCTGGATGCCATCTGTGCCATCGAGGTGAAAGACGCCCTGCCTGTCAAAGCCCATGTGGCCCACCTCACCCCGCCCAATTCGGCGCTGGAAGAGGAAGACTGGCGCATCCTGGTGCCCCAGACCCTCCACGAACTGGAAGAATGGGATCTGCAGGGTCAGGTTCGGGCACTCGAAGAGGAGTTTGCCCGCTTCAAGGACCTCAAAAAACAGAAAAAAGACGCCGAGCGTGCCCTGCTGGTGCAGGTGGACTCCGGTGAATTCGACGCCGAGGACCGCCTGGTGGAACTCAGTGAACTGGCCCGCACAGCAGGCGCTGTGGTGGTGCACAAGGAACTGGTGTTCCGCAAGCACCTCAACCCCTCCAGTGTGATTGGCAAAGGGAAACTGGAAGAACTGACCTCCCGTGCCTACCACCTGGATGCCAGCATGATCATCTTTGGGCAGGAACTTTCACCTGCTCAGGCCAGGGAAATCGAGAACGTCACCAACCTGAAGATTCTGGACCGCACCCAGCTCATTCTGGACATCTTCGCCCTGCACGCCAGTGGCACAGAGTCCAAACTGCAGGTGGAACTGGCCCAGTTGCGCTACATGAAACCCAGACTGCTTGGGAAAGGCACCCAGCTTTCCAGGATCGGGGGTTCGGGTGGATCAGCAGGCGGGGCCATCGGAACCAGAGGACCGGGGGAAACCAAGCTGGAGCTGGACCGCCGGTACATCAACGACCGGATTTCCGAACTGGACAACCACATTGAAGGCCTCTCCCGCAGGCGTGAAGAACACCGCAAAGCCCGTGCCAGAAACCGCATCCCGGTGGTGGGCATTGTGGGCTACACCAACGCCGGGAAAAGCACCCTGCTCAACGCCCTGATCAACCAGCGCGAAGAGAAAAAGGTGCTGGCAGAGAACAAGCTGTTCGCCACCCTGCGCCCCACCAGCCGTCAGGTGTTCCTGCAGAACTACGGACAGGTGATCCTCACCGACACTGTGGGATTCATCCGTGACCTGCCAAAAGATCTGGCAAGGGCGTTTAAAGCCACCCTGGAAGAAATTGGCGATGCCAACCTGCTGATGCACGTTCTGGACGCCAGTGCCCCTGATTTTGAAATCAAATACCAGTCCGTGGAGAACATCCTGAAAGAACTCGAACTTACAGACATTCCTGTGCTGGTGGTGCTCAATAAAGCAGACCAGGCCACACAGGAGCGCCTGGAGGCCCTGAAGGACCGCTATGCCGGACTGGTGGTGTCGGCCATGACCGGAGAGGGTATCATGGATCTGAAGAGAGAACTGATCGGGGTGCTCACCCGCCACGGCCTGGAAACCAGTCAGCCCGAATTTATGGGAACGCTGAACGCGTACTCCTCGTAA
- the glmU gene encoding bifunctional UDP-N-acetylglucosamine diphosphorylase/glucosamine-1-phosphate N-acetyltransferase GlmU: protein MLEVVILAAGQGTRMKSKLPKVLHPVCGRSMLGYSVLRAQEMGAQKIVVVTGHGADKVEEAFAASGVVFARQDQQLGTAHAFKQAVPHLSGNSDVLVLYGDTPLIRLETLQNMHRSHETAQAGMTVLTADLHDATGYGRIVRGPDGAVERIVEEKAASPEEKKIREFNSGVYLFNPRALELVEQIGNSNAANEYYLTDILELYRQEGARVEGFKIQDASELSGSNDRVQLAEADLIMRRRINEQHMRSGVTLVDPQSTYIEDTVRIGRDSLIEPGAVLKGKTVLGEDVRVGAYSVIEDSVVQDGVTIKSHTVLEGAEVHSGADAGPFARLRPGAVLEKDVHVGNFVEVKNARLLEGAKAGHLSYLGDATVGREVNVGAGTITANYNGIGKFKTVIGDGAFIGSNSVLVAPVEVGAGAMIAAGSVVTQDVPEGSLGVARGRQRNIDDYARRFWEQHHEKVSQKHAVLHAWLQAQSAKNS, encoded by the coding sequence GTGCTTGAAGTCGTGATTCTGGCCGCGGGTCAGGGAACCCGCATGAAATCGAAACTCCCCAAAGTTTTGCATCCGGTGTGTGGTCGCAGCATGCTGGGGTACAGCGTGTTGCGTGCCCAGGAAATGGGAGCCCAGAAAATCGTGGTGGTGACCGGCCACGGTGCCGACAAGGTGGAGGAGGCCTTTGCAGCTTCTGGCGTGGTGTTTGCCCGCCAGGACCAGCAACTGGGCACCGCCCATGCTTTCAAACAGGCCGTGCCTCACCTGTCTGGCAACAGTGATGTGCTGGTGCTGTATGGAGACACCCCCCTGATCCGTCTGGAGACCCTGCAGAACATGCACCGTTCCCATGAAACGGCCCAGGCAGGCATGACTGTGCTGACCGCAGATCTGCACGATGCCACCGGTTATGGTCGCATCGTGCGGGGTCCAGACGGTGCCGTAGAGCGCATCGTGGAAGAAAAAGCCGCCAGTCCTGAAGAGAAGAAAATCCGCGAGTTCAACAGCGGTGTTTACCTGTTCAACCCCAGAGCGCTGGAACTGGTCGAGCAAATTGGCAACAGCAACGCTGCCAACGAGTACTACCTGACCGACATCCTGGAACTCTACCGCCAGGAAGGAGCCAGGGTGGAGGGCTTCAAGATTCAGGATGCCTCTGAACTGTCCGGTTCCAATGACCGCGTGCAACTGGCAGAAGCCGACCTGATCATGCGCAGGCGCATCAACGAGCAGCACATGCGTTCTGGTGTGACCCTCGTGGATCCCCAGAGCACCTACATCGAGGACACCGTCAGGATTGGCCGGGACAGCCTGATCGAACCCGGTGCGGTTCTGAAGGGGAAAACCGTTCTGGGTGAGGATGTGCGCGTCGGGGCCTACAGTGTGATCGAGGACAGCGTGGTGCAAGATGGCGTGACCATCAAGAGCCACACCGTTCTGGAAGGTGCCGAGGTGCATTCCGGGGCAGACGCAGGTCCTTTTGCCCGCCTGAGGCCCGGTGCCGTGCTGGAAAAAGACGTGCACGTGGGAAACTTTGTAGAGGTCAAGAATGCACGCCTGCTGGAAGGGGCCAAAGCCGGTCACCTTTCCTACCTGGGAGACGCCACCGTGGGCCGCGAGGTCAACGTCGGGGCGGGCACCATCACCGCCAACTACAACGGGATTGGCAAGTTCAAAACCGTGATTGGCGATGGGGCCTTCATTGGCAGCAACTCTGTGCTGGTCGCTCCGGTGGAAGTTGGAGCAGGGGCCATGATTGCCGCTGGAAGCGTGGTCACCCAGGATGTCCCCGAAGGTTCTCTGGGCGTGGCACGCGGCAGACAGCGCAACATCGACGATTACGCCCGCCGTTTCTGGGAACAGCACCATGAAAAAGTCAGCCAGAAACATGCGGTGTTACACGCGTGGTTGCAGGCCCAGAGCGCCAAGAATTCCTGA
- a CDS encoding Sec-independent protein translocase subunit TatA/TatB — MNLGPGEIILILIAVLLIFGPKKLPELGKSLGQGIREFKKGTKEMRDDLESSFKDEPEAPKEAPKNA; from the coding sequence ATGAACCTAGGCCCCGGTGAAATCATTCTGATCCTGATCGCCGTGCTTCTGATCTTCGGACCCAAAAAGCTCCCCGAGCTGGGCAAGAGTCTGGGACAGGGCATCCGCGAGTTCAAGAAGGGCACCAAGGAAATGCGCGACGATCTGGAATCCAGCTTCAAGGACGAACCTGAAGCCCCAAAAGAAGCGCCCAAGAACGCTTAA
- a CDS encoding AEC family transporter, with amino-acid sequence MKYIDETLGAFLTALNAVLPVFILIGIGALLARSFKGLDISTLARVTLYAGIPAVVFQSIRKAEIPLNLTLSLTLGYVLYLVLLGILTYATTRDLPKVQSRSVIAAALFGNSGNMGLPIALFAYGQTGLERGMVLFVVSIIVMYIGSPMLLAGTRNVQENIKRTLTMPPIPAAVLGILFNVLNWEVPVFMDRGVQLLADTALPMMLLTLGMQTFRSWSWAIDLVAVRTSLLRFLGGGVITYLVCMLLGLRNLDLAMMMLGAMMPAAVTTFVVAVEVGGDVHVIARTVVLSTVLSLGLITLTVMFFPA; translated from the coding sequence ATGAAGTATATTGATGAAACTTTGGGAGCTTTCCTGACCGCCCTGAATGCTGTGTTGCCCGTGTTCATCCTGATCGGGATTGGGGCTTTGCTGGCCCGGTCCTTTAAGGGACTGGACATTTCCACACTGGCACGGGTCACCCTGTATGCCGGGATTCCAGCAGTGGTGTTTCAGTCGATTCGCAAGGCAGAAATCCCCCTGAACCTGACCCTCAGCCTGACCCTGGGATATGTGCTGTACCTGGTTTTGCTGGGCATCCTGACTTACGCCACCACCAGAGACCTGCCAAAAGTGCAGTCCCGTTCGGTGATTGCTGCAGCCCTGTTCGGGAATTCGGGGAACATGGGACTTCCCATTGCGCTTTTCGCTTATGGTCAGACGGGTCTGGAACGGGGGATGGTGCTTTTTGTGGTTTCCATCATCGTGATGTACATCGGCTCTCCGATGCTGCTGGCCGGAACCCGCAATGTCCAAGAGAACATCAAACGCACCCTGACGATGCCCCCCATTCCTGCTGCCGTGCTGGGCATCCTCTTCAACGTCCTGAACTGGGAGGTTCCAGTGTTCATGGACCGGGGGGTGCAGTTGCTGGCAGACACGGCTTTGCCCATGATGCTCCTGACCCTGGGGATGCAAACCTTTCGTTCCTGGAGCTGGGCCATTGATCTGGTGGCGGTCCGAACCTCCCTGCTGCGTTTTCTGGGGGGTGGGGTGATCACCTATCTGGTGTGCATGTTGCTGGGCCTGAGGAATCTGGATCTGGCCATGATGATGCTGGGGGCCATGATGCCCGCAGCCGTGACCACCTTTGTGGTGGCTGTGGAGGTCGGCGGAGACGTGCATGTGATTGCTCGCACGGTGGTGCTCTCCACGGTTTTGTCTCTGGGTCTGATCACCCTGACTGTGATGTTCTTCCCGGCCTGA
- a CDS encoding bifunctional 3-deoxy-7-phosphoheptulonate synthase/chorismate mutase codes for MDEINSLRAEIDAINLQILELLSRRAEVVVKIGEAQSQQGLSHYDPAREEQMLKDLSKANKGPYPEATIKKLFKEIFKASLDLEEQQDKKVLLVSRKTKKDDTVVQIGDLQVGGGNAPFLIAGPCSIESEEQMDSTAEYLAGYGIKILRGGAYKPRTSPYGFQGMGVDGLILGSRASRANSQYFVTEVMDTRDVEIVAEYADILQVGARNMHNFALLREVGKAKKPVLLKRGLSATMEEWLYAAEYILSEGNPNVILCERGIRTYEKWTRNTLDLSAVALAKQETHLPVVVDVTHAAGRRDLLIPLAKAALACGADGIHVEVHPSPATALSDNEQQLDFAGFKKFYEALEPQLKVPARV; via the coding sequence ATGGACGAGATCAACTCTCTACGCGCAGAGATCGACGCAATCAACCTGCAGATCCTGGAACTGCTTTCCAGACGTGCAGAAGTCGTTGTGAAAATCGGTGAAGCACAATCCCAACAGGGCCTGTCACACTACGACCCGGCCCGTGAAGAACAGATGCTGAAAGACCTCAGCAAAGCCAACAAAGGCCCCTACCCCGAAGCCACCATCAAAAAGCTCTTCAAAGAGATCTTCAAGGCCAGCCTGGACCTCGAGGAGCAGCAAGACAAAAAAGTGCTGCTGGTGTCCCGCAAAACCAAGAAAGACGACACCGTGGTTCAGATTGGCGACCTGCAGGTGGGGGGCGGCAATGCACCTTTCCTGATCGCCGGTCCCTGCTCCATCGAATCCGAAGAGCAAATGGACAGCACCGCCGAATACCTCGCTGGATACGGCATCAAAATCCTGCGTGGAGGTGCCTACAAGCCCCGCACCAGCCCTTACGGCTTCCAGGGCATGGGCGTGGACGGTCTGATCCTGGGCAGCCGCGCTTCCCGTGCCAACAGCCAGTACTTCGTCACCGAAGTGATGGACACCAGAGACGTGGAGATTGTTGCCGAATACGCCGACATCCTGCAGGTGGGCGCACGCAACATGCACAACTTCGCCCTGCTGCGTGAAGTCGGCAAGGCCAAAAAGCCCGTGCTGCTCAAGCGTGGCCTGAGTGCCACCATGGAAGAGTGGCTGTATGCTGCAGAGTACATCCTCTCCGAAGGCAACCCCAACGTGATCCTCTGCGAACGCGGCATCCGCACCTACGAAAAGTGGACCCGCAACACCCTGGACCTCAGCGCTGTGGCCCTCGCCAAGCAGGAAACCCACCTGCCTGTGGTGGTGGATGTCACCCACGCTGCTGGCCGCCGCGACCTGCTGATTCCCCTTGCCAAAGCCGCCCTGGCCTGCGGTGCAGACGGCATCCACGTGGAAGTGCACCCCAGCCCCGCCACGGCCCTCAGCGACAACGAGCAGCAACTGGATTTCGCTGGCTTCAAGAAGTTCTATGAAGCCCTTGAGCCCCAGCTCAAAGTCCCCGCTCGCGTTTAA
- a CDS encoding TRAP transporter substrate-binding protein gives MKRRDFLKKAGITGAAVAASSTFGTVHAQTSPTIRWRLVSSFPKSLDTIFGAADMLAKRVSELTDGKFQIKTFAAGEVVPGLQVLDAVQAGTVEVGHTAGYYFVGKSPTLAFDTSVPFGLTARQQNAWLYYGGGLELLRDVYADFKCINFPGGNTGAQMGGWFKKEVKGLADLKGLKMRIPGLGGQVMARLGAVPQTIAGGDIYPALERGTIDATEWVGPYDDEKLGFYKIAKYYYYPGWWEAGPGLSFIVNSDEWKKLPKEYQLAFEVASAEANLHMLAKYDALNPAALQRLVQKGVKLRKYSNAIMDAAMKASFDLYEEDAAKDAKYKKVYTQWKKFRTDSYRWSATTDLGFEQYAFLKK, from the coding sequence ATGAAACGTCGCGATTTCCTCAAGAAAGCAGGCATCACCGGTGCTGCTGTGGCAGCCAGTTCCACCTTTGGAACGGTTCATGCCCAGACCAGTCCGACCATCCGCTGGCGGCTGGTGTCCAGTTTCCCCAAGAGCCTGGACACGATTTTCGGTGCTGCAGACATGCTGGCCAAACGGGTCAGTGAGCTCACAGATGGCAAATTTCAGATCAAAACTTTTGCAGCAGGAGAAGTGGTTCCCGGTCTGCAGGTGCTTGACGCCGTGCAGGCAGGCACCGTAGAGGTGGGCCACACCGCAGGGTATTACTTTGTGGGGAAAAGCCCCACATTGGCCTTTGACACCTCCGTTCCCTTCGGTTTGACCGCACGCCAGCAGAACGCCTGGCTGTACTACGGAGGCGGTCTGGAACTGCTCAGGGACGTTTATGCAGACTTCAAATGCATCAACTTCCCTGGCGGCAACACCGGAGCCCAGATGGGTGGCTGGTTCAAGAAAGAAGTCAAAGGACTGGCAGACCTCAAAGGCCTGAAGATGCGCATTCCCGGCCTGGGCGGTCAGGTGATGGCCCGACTGGGAGCCGTTCCCCAGACCATTGCCGGAGGCGACATCTACCCTGCCCTGGAACGTGGCACCATCGATGCCACCGAATGGGTCGGGCCTTACGACGATGAAAAACTGGGCTTTTACAAGATTGCCAAGTACTACTACTACCCCGGATGGTGGGAAGCGGGTCCTGGACTGTCTTTCATTGTGAACTCGGACGAGTGGAAGAAGCTGCCCAAAGAGTACCAGCTTGCCTTTGAGGTGGCCTCCGCAGAAGCCAACCTGCACATGCTGGCCAAATACGACGCCCTGAACCCTGCTGCCCTGCAACGTCTGGTGCAGAAAGGGGTCAAGCTGCGCAAGTATTCCAACGCCATCATGGACGCAGCCATGAAAGCCTCCTTCGACCTGTACGAGGAAGACGCTGCCAAGGACGCCAAATACAAGAAGGTCTACACCCAGTGGAAGAAATTCCGCACCGACTCCTACCGCTGGTCTGCCACCACCGATCTGGGATTCGAGCAGTACGCCTTCCTGAAGAAATAA
- a CDS encoding TRAP transporter large permease, translating to MDWGAILPPAMFVSLIVFLLLGYPVAFSIGAVGLLFGFIGVELDVFKWQFLSGLPLRITGTMFNQTLLAIPFFTFMGLILERSGMAEELLDTMGQLFGKVRGGLAYAVIFVGALLAATTGVVAASVIAMGLISLPIMMRYGYSTRLATGVIAASGTLAQIIPPSLVLIVMADQLGASVGDMYRGAMVPGLILTGMYVLYVLITTIVNPKSAPALPEEARKVRGFALFLQAMRVMVPPLVLIFLVLGTIFFGLATPTEGGAMGAVGAIILAMLNKRLSYKLLWQAMQQTASLTTFVVFILLGSTVFSLVFQGVYGSDWVDSLMTSIPGGKIGFLIFVNIFVFMLAFFLDFFEIAFIVIPLLKPVMDSLGISPYYFGVLIGVNLQTSFMHPPFGFALFYLRSVAPKNIKTIDIYWGAVPFVVIQVIMVGLLIAFPVLVLRWIQ from the coding sequence ATGGATTGGGGTGCGATTCTTCCTCCGGCGATGTTTGTGAGTTTGATTGTGTTTCTGCTGCTGGGTTACCCCGTGGCTTTTTCCATCGGGGCTGTGGGGTTGCTGTTTGGGTTCATTGGGGTGGAACTTGATGTCTTCAAGTGGCAGTTCCTCAGCGGTCTGCCCCTGCGCATCACCGGAACCATGTTCAACCAGACCTTGCTGGCAATTCCCTTTTTCACCTTCATGGGCCTGATTCTGGAGCGCTCGGGCATGGCCGAAGAACTGCTGGACACCATGGGGCAGCTTTTCGGCAAGGTGCGCGGAGGTCTGGCTTACGCGGTGATTTTTGTGGGGGCCTTGCTGGCAGCAACCACAGGCGTGGTGGCCGCCTCAGTGATTGCCATGGGCCTGATTTCCCTGCCCATCATGATGCGTTACGGCTATTCCACCCGCCTGGCCACCGGGGTGATTGCTGCCTCTGGAACCCTGGCACAGATCATCCCACCCAGCCTGGTTTTGATTGTGATGGCAGACCAGCTTGGAGCCTCTGTCGGAGACATGTACCGGGGGGCCATGGTTCCTGGCCTGATCCTGACCGGAATGTATGTGCTATACGTGCTGATCACCACCATCGTGAACCCCAAAAGTGCCCCGGCCCTTCCTGAAGAGGCACGCAAGGTCAGGGGATTTGCCCTGTTCCTGCAGGCCATGCGGGTGATGGTTCCCCCACTGGTCCTGATTTTCCTGGTGCTGGGCACCATCTTCTTTGGTCTTGCCACCCCCACAGAAGGCGGTGCGATGGGTGCAGTTGGGGCCATCATCCTGGCAATGCTCAACAAGCGCCTGAGCTACAAATTGCTCTGGCAGGCCATGCAGCAGACTGCCTCCCTGACCACCTTTGTGGTGTTCATCCTGCTGGGATCCACGGTGTTCAGCCTGGTGTTCCAGGGGGTGTACGGCTCTGACTGGGTGGATTCCCTGATGACCAGCATTCCGGGCGGCAAGATCGGCTTCCTGATCTTTGTGAACATCTTCGTGTTCATGCTGGCCTTCTTCCTGGACTTCTTCGAGATTGCCTTCATTGTGATTCCGCTCTTGAAACCCGTGATGGATTCTCTGGGCATCAGCCCTTACTACTTCGGGGTGCTGATCGGTGTGAACCTGCAGACCAGTTTCATGCACCCGCCATTCGGGTTTGCTTTGTTTTATTTGCGCAGTGTGGCCCCTAAGAACATCAAGACCATCGACATTTACTGGGGAGCAGTGCCTTTTGTGGTGATCCAGGTGATCATGGTGGGCCTCTTGATTGCCTTTCCGGTGCTGGTGCTGCGCTGGATTCAGTAG
- a CDS encoding RIO1 family regulatory kinase/ATPase domain-containing protein: MALRRILLRYDDYPDTREKFSKTNTRKTSSKRRIKDLTEHKEKNTSLDRFADHTLQELFERGFIQDIIWQLQQGKEATVYVATSQQGLVAVKVYADIRARSFRNDSVYREGRFVADVRIEKAIQDRTNVGINAQLVLWVEQEFRELHALHHQGIAVPKPIAWNGNVIVMEFIGTEDGAAPRLSDLHLSKEEARSAFEQAKNILRGFARMGRVHGDFSTFNLLWHEGKVYAIDFPQMIRFRENPQAEILLRRDIKGMLKTFSKLGIAEDEDALYREVLRQVPR; the protein is encoded by the coding sequence ATGGCTCTCAGGAGAATCCTCTTGCGTTACGACGATTACCCCGACACCCGGGAAAAATTCAGCAAAACCAACACCCGCAAAACCTCCAGCAAACGCCGCATCAAGGACCTGACCGAACACAAAGAGAAAAACACCTCTCTGGACAGGTTCGCAGACCACACCCTGCAGGAGCTCTTTGAACGGGGTTTCATTCAGGACATCATCTGGCAATTGCAGCAGGGCAAAGAGGCCACCGTGTATGTGGCCACCTCACAGCAAGGACTGGTCGCCGTGAAAGTCTATGCAGACATCCGGGCCAGGTCCTTCCGCAACGACAGCGTGTACCGTGAAGGCCGTTTTGTTGCCGATGTCCGCATCGAAAAAGCCATCCAGGACCGCACCAACGTGGGGATCAATGCCCAGCTGGTGCTGTGGGTGGAGCAGGAATTCAGGGAATTGCATGCCCTGCACCACCAGGGGATTGCAGTGCCAAAACCCATCGCCTGGAACGGCAATGTGATCGTCATGGAGTTCATCGGCACCGAAGATGGCGCGGCCCCCAGGCTTTCAGACCTTCACCTGTCAAAAGAAGAAGCCCGCAGCGCTTTCGAGCAGGCCAAAAACATCCTGCGGGGCTTTGCCAGAATGGGCAGGGTTCACGGAGATTTTTCGACCTTCAATTTGCTCTGGCACGAGGGGAAAGTCTATGCCATCGATTTCCCGCAGATGATCCGCTTTCGGGAAAATCCGCAGGCCGAAATCCTGCTCAGGCGCGACATCAAGGGCATGCTCAAAACCTTCTCCAAACTGGGCATTGCAGAAGACGAGGACGCGCTGTACCGGGAAGTGCTGAGACAGGTCCCCAGATAA
- the tatC gene encoding twin-arginine translocase subunit TatC translates to MTKKTANAEAPLLEHLEELRIRIFWALGFWVVGSGVAWNYRAKIIDFLQYPLTFTKTSSNLMVTQVTDQLFMSFSIAMWGGLILSLPFILHQIWLFVAPGLYDSERRWAIPMILWALLAFLTGTAFCYFVFLPKALPFMIDFLGAGLDVSFVVNLNLGQYIGQMLSYLLTFGLAFELPILAFVLARLGIVTHQLMGSWRRYAVVVLLILAAIITPTPDPVNMLMLAVPLYVLYELGILLARIGTPKTQESALEQ, encoded by the coding sequence ATGACCAAGAAGACCGCAAACGCTGAAGCCCCCCTGCTCGAACACCTGGAAGAATTGCGCATTCGCATCTTCTGGGCGCTTGGGTTCTGGGTTGTGGGCTCGGGGGTGGCCTGGAACTACCGGGCGAAAATCATTGATTTTCTGCAGTATCCCCTGACTTTCACCAAAACCAGCAGCAACCTGATGGTCACCCAGGTGACGGATCAGCTGTTCATGAGTTTCTCCATTGCCATGTGGGGCGGTCTGATCCTTTCGCTGCCCTTCATCCTGCACCAGATCTGGCTGTTTGTGGCTCCGGGCCTCTATGACAGCGAACGCAGGTGGGCCATTCCCATGATCCTGTGGGCCTTGCTGGCGTTCCTGACCGGAACGGCTTTCTGTTACTTTGTGTTTTTGCCCAAAGCCCTGCCGTTCATGATTGATTTTTTAGGTGCAGGTCTGGATGTGTCTTTTGTGGTGAACCTGAACCTGGGGCAGTACATCGGGCAGATGCTGTCTTACCTGCTGACCTTTGGTCTGGCGTTTGAACTGCCGATTCTGGCTTTTGTGCTGGCCAGACTGGGCATCGTGACCCACCAACTGATGGGAAGCTGGAGACGGTATGCCGTGGTGGTGCTGTTGATTCTGGCCGCCATCATCACCCCCACCCCTGACCCTGTGAACATGTTGATGCTGGCTGTTCCCCTGTATGTGCTCTATGAACTGGGGATCCTGCTTGCTAGAATAGGAACACCCAAAACCCAGGAAAGCGCTCTGGAACAGTAA
- a CDS encoding TRAP transporter small permease subunit — protein sequence MAVLLRISAFIDTINDRIGKVVLWLILLSVLVSSGNAVIRKVFGVSSNAWLEAQSYMFSMVFLLMGGYALLYDRHVRVDLLYTRYSPRTRAILNLVGSLFFLLPTAFCIVYFSWPQLIESYHIREMSPDAGGLPRWPIKLMIPVGFALLMLQALSEAIKNAAFLAGKYQFKQDEEEEAVVA from the coding sequence ATGGCCGTATTGTTGCGTATTTCTGCTTTCATCGACACCATCAATGACCGCATTGGCAAGGTGGTGCTGTGGTTGATTCTGCTGTCGGTGCTGGTCTCATCCGGGAACGCTGTGATCCGCAAGGTGTTCGGGGTGAGTTCCAACGCCTGGCTGGAAGCCCAGAGTTACATGTTTTCCATGGTGTTTTTGCTGATGGGGGGATATGCCCTGCTCTATGACCGCCATGTGCGGGTGGATTTGCTGTACACCCGCTATTCGCCCAGAACCAGAGCGATTTTGAACCTGGTGGGAAGCCTGTTCTTTTTGCTTCCCACAGCTTTTTGCATCGTGTATTTCTCCTGGCCGCAACTGATCGAGTCTTACCACATCAGGGAGATGTCTCCAGACGCTGGAGGACTGCCCAGATGGCCCATCAAACTGATGATTCCGGTGGGTTTTGCCCTCTTGATGCTGCAGGCCCTTTCAGAGGCCATCAAGAACGCGGCTTTCCTGGCTGGAAAATACCAGTTCAAGCAGGATGAAGAGGAAGAGGCGGTGGTGGCCTGA